A single region of the endosymbiont of Galathealinum brachiosum genome encodes:
- the cobA gene encoding uroporphyrinogen-III C-methyltransferase, whose product MLNSKALISLVGAGPGDPDLLTLKAYKLIQQADVVVYDRLVSEEIQQLIPHGVKKIYVGKASGKHHMNQDEINTLLVTLAKKDRKVVRLKGGDPFIFGRGSEEAAYLVKHDIDFEYVPGITAASACSAYAGIPLTHRGVASSVRLITGHCRADKPLDLNWKSLADEDTTLVFYMGLASLPQLRERLIEAGLPASTPAAAVENGTKDVQRRCLSTLDNLPSDVIKMSICSPALIIIGKVVDFAETLDWFSPIQDRDKEELDVKTRQYIADA is encoded by the coding sequence ATGTTAAATTCTAAAGCATTAATATCACTGGTTGGGGCAGGTCCCGGCGATCCGGATTTATTAACACTTAAAGCTTACAAATTAATACAGCAGGCTGATGTAGTTGTTTATGACCGGCTGGTTTCTGAGGAAATTCAACAGCTCATACCTCATGGTGTAAAAAAAATATATGTCGGTAAAGCATCCGGCAAACATCATATGAATCAGGATGAAATTAATACATTACTGGTTACCCTGGCAAAAAAAGATAGAAAGGTTGTGCGATTAAAAGGCGGTGATCCATTTATCTTTGGTCGTGGCAGTGAAGAAGCGGCTTATCTGGTTAAACATGATATAGATTTTGAATATGTGCCGGGTATAACGGCAGCATCTGCCTGCAGTGCCTATGCAGGCATTCCATTAACTCATCGGGGTGTAGCATCCAGTGTTCGGTTAATTACCGGGCATTGTCGTGCAGATAAACCGCTTGATTTGAACTGGAAAAGTCTGGCAGATGAAGATACGACGCTGGTATTTTATATGGGGCTTGCGAGTTTGCCCCAGTTAAGAGAAAGATTAATAGAAGCGGGATTACCTGCATCTACACCTGCAGCGGCAGTAGAAAATGGCACTAAAGATGTGCAACGACGTTGTCTTTCAACATTGGATAATTTACCATCTGATGTTATTAAAATGTCTATTTGTTCTCCAGCTTTAATTATTATCGGTAAAGTTGTCGATTTTGCTGAAACATTAGACTGGTTTTCCCCCATTCAAGATAGAGATAAAGAAGAATTAGATGTTAAAACCAGGCAATATATCGCTGACGCTTAG
- a CDS encoding AsnC family protein — MINERRLISVLQKGLPLVSHPYESIAREINSTEDEVINYIQLMQNKGDIKRFGLVVRHRKLGYKANAMVVWDIPEQRVDALGQCFGQFDFVTLSYRRPRHLPDWPYNLFCMIHGQDKKDVMNNLSLMIQSCEVQDVNHELLFSTRCFKQRGAIYIHCNDDEDETKTDKVAV, encoded by the coding sequence ATGATTAATGAAAGACGCCTGATCTCTGTTTTACAAAAAGGCTTACCACTTGTCTCTCATCCATATGAATCTATTGCCAGAGAAATAAACAGTACAGAAGATGAGGTTATAAATTATATTCAACTGATGCAGAACAAGGGTGATATAAAACGCTTTGGTCTGGTTGTTCGACATCGAAAGCTTGGATATAAAGCCAATGCGATGGTGGTATGGGATATTCCCGAGCAACGTGTTGATGCACTGGGACAATGTTTTGGTCAATTTGATTTTGTGACACTGAGTTACCGTCGTCCCCGACATTTACCTGACTGGCCGTATAATCTATTTTGTATGATCCATGGGCAGGATAAAAAAGATGTTATGAATAATCTGTCATTGATGATTCAAAGTTGTGAAGTTCAGGATGTAAATCATGAGCTGTTGTTCAGTACTCGCTGTTTCAAGCAACGAGGTGCAATTTATATTCACTGTAATGATGATGAAGATGAAACTAAAACTGACAAGGTAGCTGTTTAG
- a CDS encoding nitrite reductase has product MQRRLLSKLITATVLAASAIAVSPIAAAKAKQPTMSEADFEKADSLYFQRCAGCHGVLRKGATGKSLEPKNTLKKGQKRLEKIIALGTEGGMNNFDDIMSKKEISMLATYIQIDPPKPPEMSLDLMKKRHKVFVQPKDYPSKPQHNRNWENFFLVIERDAGKIAVVDGDKHEIVTHIDTGYAVHVLKTVEHHDFLKAKNPGRFWYIMGRDGLMTKVDLWAKPEKMKVASVQVGYDARDVAVSGDGKYVIGGVYWPPHFVILEAETMMPIKVVSSRGVNVDGNYVEESRVAAVYDTPMAPTWMVSMKELGQMWQVDYSDIENLRIDKIDSAKFLHDGFFDPTGRYFQIAANASDKMVIIDTKERKLEAMIDVDKLPHPGPGANWIDPKCGQVSGTTHLGTGLVTVWGNDPKGNKKAAWKECYTVETDGPGVFLRTHPKSKYVWADQTKTPEPEIQQSVQVIDKKTREIVKTIQLTTKKGYAAVHFEFNADGSEVWVSIWNRSDSLKPNGEIVIFDAKTLKKKATIKGFYAPTGKFNVYNRVNHVT; this is encoded by the coding sequence ATGCAACGAAGACTTTTATCAAAATTAATAACTGCAACTGTATTGGCAGCCTCTGCCATTGCGGTAAGCCCTATTGCTGCGGCAAAGGCTAAGCAGCCAACCATGAGTGAGGCAGATTTTGAAAAAGCTGACTCACTATATTTTCAACGATGCGCTGGTTGTCACGGTGTTTTAAGAAAAGGTGCTACAGGCAAAAGCCTGGAACCTAAAAACACATTGAAAAAAGGCCAGAAGCGTTTAGAGAAAATTATTGCGCTGGGTACTGAAGGCGGCATGAATAACTTCGACGACATTATGTCGAAGAAAGAAATCAGCATGCTGGCAACGTATATTCAAATTGATCCACCTAAGCCACCAGAAATGTCTTTAGATTTAATGAAGAAACGCCATAAGGTATTTGTTCAGCCTAAAGATTATCCAAGTAAACCTCAGCATAACCGTAACTGGGAAAACTTCTTCCTTGTTATCGAACGTGATGCAGGTAAGATCGCCGTTGTTGATGGTGACAAGCATGAAATCGTAACGCATATCGATACGGGTTACGCAGTACATGTATTGAAAACTGTTGAACATCATGATTTCTTGAAAGCTAAAAATCCTGGTCGTTTCTGGTACATCATGGGTCGTGATGGTCTGATGACTAAAGTTGACCTTTGGGCGAAGCCTGAGAAGATGAAGGTTGCTTCAGTACAGGTTGGTTATGATGCACGTGACGTTGCCGTTTCAGGTGATGGTAAGTACGTAATCGGCGGTGTTTACTGGCCACCACATTTCGTTATTCTTGAAGCTGAAACTATGATGCCTATCAAAGTTGTTTCATCTCGCGGTGTAAACGTTGATGGTAACTATGTTGAAGAATCACGCGTAGCAGCAGTTTATGACACACCTATGGCACCTACCTGGATGGTTTCTATGAAGGAACTGGGTCAGATGTGGCAGGTTGATTATTCTGATATCGAGAATCTACGTATCGATAAAATTGATTCAGCTAAGTTCCTACATGATGGTTTCTTCGATCCAACCGGTCGTTATTTCCAGATTGCAGCGAATGCATCTGACAAGATGGTAATCATTGATACTAAAGAACGTAAGTTAGAAGCAATGATCGATGTTGATAAACTTCCACATCCTGGTCCTGGTGCAAACTGGATTGATCCTAAATGTGGTCAGGTATCTGGTACTACTCACTTAGGTACTGGTCTGGTAACGGTTTGGGGTAATGATCCTAAGGGCAATAAGAAAGCTGCCTGGAAAGAATGTTACACAGTTGAAACTGATGGCCCTGGTGTATTCTTAAGAACACATCCTAAGTCTAAGTATGTTTGGGCTGACCAGACTAAAACACCAGAACCTGAAATTCAGCAATCAGTACAGGTTATCGATAAGAAAACCCGTGAGATTGTTAAAACTATTCAGTTAACTACCAAGAAAGGTTATGCAGCGGTTCACTTTGAATTTAATGCTGACGGATCTGAAGTTTGGGTATCAATCTGGAATCGTTCAGATTCTTTGAAACCTAATGGTGAGATCGTTATCTTCGATGCTAAGACGCTTAAGAAGAAAGCTACCATTAAGGGCTTCTATGCTCCAACTGGTAAGTTCAATGTTTACAATCGTGTTAACCACGTAACGTAA
- a CDS encoding metal-dependent hydrolase: MKKFIFIIILTLTTSFMFSRDHALDHLDPGIGKTIIDTHVHVAGLGYGDSGCFVNSEMHDNFRFPVYLWAMNVSEEELVKKGDQILITRLSESLSHSRSVKQAVILAMDGYVDTSGENAGKLNKTKTQVYVPNEYIAKETSRYDNLLFGASIHPGRKDALARLRKVKQQGAVLVKWIPSIMNIDPSNKQYKEFYELMAELKMPLLSHAGMEKSFSHAVDEYADPERLKYALELGVTVIAAHIATTGENEGQDNFSRIIPMLHKYPNLYADISSLTQINKLNYLSRALEDDVIKSKMIYGTDWPLQFFPLMSPWYHINHISISDAFHVGGIRNQWDRDVALKKALRVPDDVFKRSVIDLIK, from the coding sequence ATGAAAAAATTTATATTCATCATTATTTTAACGTTAACAACCAGTTTTATGTTTTCCCGGGATCATGCTTTAGATCATCTGGATCCCGGTATCGGGAAAACAATTATTGATACACACGTACATGTGGCCGGCCTGGGTTATGGGGATAGTGGCTGTTTTGTGAATAGCGAAATGCATGATAACTTTCGTTTCCCCGTATATCTGTGGGCTATGAATGTATCGGAAGAAGAGTTAGTTAAAAAGGGTGATCAGATATTAATAACCAGACTTAGTGAGAGTCTTTCACATTCCAGAAGTGTAAAACAGGCTGTCATTCTGGCTATGGATGGTTACGTGGACACCAGTGGTGAAAATGCAGGTAAACTGAATAAAACAAAAACACAGGTTTATGTGCCTAACGAGTACATAGCAAAAGAAACATCCCGTTATGATAATTTGTTATTTGGTGCAAGTATTCATCCGGGACGTAAAGATGCGCTGGCGCGTTTAAGAAAAGTAAAACAACAGGGAGCGGTACTGGTCAAGTGGATTCCATCCATAATGAATATTGATCCGTCAAATAAGCAATATAAGGAATTTTATGAATTAATGGCGGAGTTAAAAATGCCTTTATTAAGTCATGCGGGAATGGAGAAGTCATTCTCTCACGCGGTTGATGAGTATGCCGATCCCGAACGATTAAAATATGCTCTTGAGTTAGGTGTGACGGTTATCGCTGCCCATATTGCGACAACCGGTGAAAATGAAGGTCAGGATAATTTCAGCAGGATAATACCCATGTTGCATAAGTATCCGAATTTATATGCGGATATTTCAAGCTTAACGCAGATTAATAAGTTAAATTACTTATCACGTGCGCTGGAAGATGATGTCATTAAATCAAAAATGATCTATGGTACTGATTGGCCATTGCAGTTTTTTCCACTAATGTCGCCCTGGTATCATATCAATCATATAAGCATTAGTGATGCCTTTCATGTGGGTGGAATTCGTAATCAGTGGGATCGAGATGTAGCTTTGAAGAAAGCGCTACGAGTGCCTGATGATGTTTTTAAACGCTCAGTTATTGATTTAATAAAGTAG
- a CDS encoding glutathione-dependent reductase, which translates to MGMLIKGELVDNWLEKEIDDGEFKRMESTFRHSVKADGSSEFAAEADRYHLYVSNACPWAHRTVIFRKLKKLEKIIGLSVVEADMFDDGWTFEKKGQYCDDLYGFRHMHEIYTCADKEFTGQITVPVLWDKKLKTIVNNESSEIIRMLNKEFNEFTDVKTDFYPAELRERIDAINQPVYDNINNGVYRCGFATSQEAYEKAFDRLFNELNNVEKILQKQRYLTGNEITEADWRLFTTLIRFDAVYVGHFKCNLKRIADYPELSNYLRELYQVEGIAETVDFEYIKRHYYYSHTSVNPTQLVPKGPELNFTEPHNRGDKFGE; encoded by the coding sequence ATGGGTATGTTGATAAAAGGTGAGCTAGTTGATAACTGGCTTGAAAAAGAAATAGATGACGGTGAATTTAAACGCATGGAATCGACTTTTCGTCATAGCGTGAAAGCGGATGGAAGTTCAGAGTTTGCTGCAGAAGCGGATCGTTATCATTTATATGTCTCTAATGCATGCCCCTGGGCGCATCGAACCGTAATTTTTAGAAAACTTAAGAAACTCGAGAAGATAATTGGCTTATCAGTTGTGGAAGCTGACATGTTTGATGATGGCTGGACTTTTGAAAAAAAAGGACAGTATTGCGATGACTTGTATGGTTTCAGGCATATGCATGAAATTTATACCTGTGCAGATAAAGAGTTTACCGGGCAAATAACAGTGCCTGTTCTATGGGATAAAAAACTGAAAACCATTGTAAATAATGAATCATCAGAAATTATTCGTATGCTGAATAAGGAATTTAATGAATTCACGGATGTGAAAACAGATTTTTACCCTGCAGAATTACGTGAACGTATTGATGCTATCAATCAGCCTGTTTATGACAATATTAATAACGGGGTATATCGTTGTGGTTTTGCTACTTCGCAGGAGGCATATGAAAAGGCATTTGATCGTTTATTTAATGAGCTGAATAATGTCGAAAAAATTCTGCAAAAGCAGAGATACCTGACAGGTAATGAGATAACAGAAGCCGACTGGCGTTTATTTACAACATTAATTCGGTTTGATGCGGTTTATGTTGGGCACTTTAAATGTAATTTAAAACGTATTGCTGACTATCCTGAGTTATCTAATTACCTTAGGGAGCTTTATCAGGTGGAAGGTATAGCAGAGACTGTGGATTTTGAATATATCAAAAGACATTATTATTATAGCCATACTAGTGTAAACCCGACACAGCTAGTGCCAAAAGGGCCTGAATTAAATTTTACCGAGCCTCACAACAGAGGTGATAAATTCGGAGAATAA
- a CDS encoding cytochrome C552, translated as MFTLYGKLLSRKIIMGTTVGVALFFMIIGVIFWGGFNTAMEVTNTLDFCISCHEMEENVYQEYNKTIHYTNRAGVRATCSDCHVPRPWVHKVVRKIQASNEVLHKALGTIDTPEKFDNKRLYMAQNVWRTMKETDSRECRNCHDFSTMDPEKQKGRAKKQHINAMKEGNTCIDCHKGIAHKSVHDQMDEDEMEALEAPNPDFIKPMPPQWVAYLEKKNTKKKPAVVETVEVAEPVAVAPAVKEEAPAAQEKPAAAAPKAATPAVTSSAGGSSVNWSGVPAREVVLFYPGQSSIEWVLGRQHGGKRAVKSGDRCFDCHEEELADMGAKIVAGEKKMKVGKDKKHGMEPTVIPGKRGSFPVKVQSTHDGENLHMRFEWADSEHTPAPFVDGGKMDPDNKVKLAVMFATDEVEYADRAGCWGTCHADIRSMPFEPEQSAVDATSLKNAKDGVTKYLAESRTKLEFKGRGGKSLGGWDKLKEEGELKAEFDAGHYMDIVRYKAGEKVSENGHVLTERVAHDGQQVEFTANLNGGTWTVEMTRKLKSDKPGDINMDTGAVYNFGFAIHDDYTTARYHHVSIGYKLGFDNAEAEINAVKK; from the coding sequence ATGTTTACTCTTTACGGCAAGTTGCTTTCCAGAAAAATCATTATGGGCACCACAGTTGGTGTGGCTTTATTCTTTATGATTATCGGTGTTATTTTCTGGGGTGGTTTTAATACAGCAATGGAAGTAACCAATACACTGGATTTCTGTATCTCGTGTCATGAGATGGAAGAGAATGTTTATCAGGAATATAACAAAACGATTCATTACACAAATAGAGCGGGTGTAAGAGCAACCTGTTCTGATTGTCATGTGCCCCGTCCATGGGTTCACAAAGTAGTTCGTAAAATTCAGGCCAGTAATGAAGTGTTACATAAAGCGTTAGGCACCATAGATACACCCGAAAAATTTGATAATAAACGATTATATATGGCACAAAACGTATGGCGCACAATGAAAGAAACAGATTCTCGAGAATGTCGTAACTGTCATGACTTCTCAACTATGGACCCTGAAAAACAGAAGGGTCGTGCTAAGAAACAACACATTAATGCGATGAAAGAAGGTAATACCTGTATTGATTGTCATAAAGGTATAGCGCATAAGAGCGTGCATGATCAGATGGATGAAGACGAGATGGAAGCGTTAGAAGCGCCAAACCCTGACTTTATCAAGCCAATGCCACCTCAATGGGTTGCTTATTTAGAAAAGAAAAATACAAAGAAAAAACCAGCAGTAGTTGAAACAGTAGAAGTTGCTGAACCCGTAGCCGTAGCACCAGCAGTAAAAGAAGAAGCGCCTGCCGCACAGGAAAAACCTGCAGCTGCAGCACCTAAAGCCGCAACACCAGCAGTTACTTCATCTGCAGGTGGAAGCAGTGTGAACTGGTCTGGTGTACCAGCAAGGGAAGTGGTTTTATTCTACCCAGGTCAGTCTTCAATTGAATGGGTGCTAGGTCGTCAGCATGGTGGTAAGCGAGCCGTTAAGTCGGGTGATCGTTGCTTTGACTGTCATGAAGAAGAGTTAGCTGACATGGGCGCGAAGATCGTAGCCGGTGAAAAGAAAATGAAAGTGGGTAAAGACAAAAAACACGGTATGGAGCCCACTGTTATTCCAGGCAAACGAGGTAGTTTCCCTGTTAAGGTTCAGTCAACTCATGACGGTGAAAACCTGCATATGAGATTTGAATGGGCAGATTCAGAGCATACACCTGCACCGTTTGTTGACGGTGGAAAAATGGACCCTGACAACAAAGTTAAACTGGCAGTTATGTTTGCAACAGATGAAGTTGAGTATGCAGATAGAGCGGGTTGCTGGGGAACTTGTCATGCAGATATACGCAGCATGCCTTTCGAACCTGAGCAATCAGCTGTAGATGCTACATCGCTTAAAAATGCAAAAGACGGTGTAACTAAGTATCTAGCAGAAAGTCGTACTAAACTTGAGTTTAAAGGCCGTGGCGGAAAATCGTTAGGTGGCTGGGATAAACTTAAAGAAGAAGGCGAGCTTAAAGCAGAGTTTGATGCGGGACATTACATGGATATCGTTCGCTATAAAGCGGGAGAGAAAGTATCTGAAAATGGCCATGTATTAACCGAACGTGTGGCACATGATGGTCAGCAGGTTGAGTTTACTGCAAACCTTAATGGTGGTACCTGGACAGTTGAAATGACACGTAAACTGAAGTCTGATAAGCCTGGTGATATAAATATGGATACCGGTGCTGTTTATAACTTTGGTTTCGCAATACATGATGATTACACAACAGCCCGTTATCATCATGTATCAATCGGATATAAGTTAGGCTTTGATAATGCAGAAGCTGAGATTAATGCGGTTAAGAAGTAA
- a CDS encoding plastocyanin, with amino-acid sequence MFLTLMLIIGLVFVFPIYLYAKDNVVTVEIVKYKFMPQEITVTPGTTVRWVNKEKRQYHSVWFKQLNEVEPDYIFPDESYQRKFETAGLFPYRCGPHPEMTGTVNVKF; translated from the coding sequence ATGTTTTTAACATTGATGTTAATAATCGGTTTAGTGTTTGTCTTTCCAATATACCTCTATGCAAAAGATAATGTGGTAACGGTTGAAATCGTTAAGTATAAATTCATGCCACAGGAAATTACAGTTACACCAGGTACAACGGTGCGTTGGGTTAATAAAGAAAAACGTCAGTATCACAGTGTATGGTTTAAACAGTTAAATGAAGTTGAGCCTGATTACATATTTCCTGATGAGTCATACCAGAGAAAATTTGAAACTGCAGGTCTGTTTCCATATAGATGTGGCCCTCATCCTGAAATGACTGGTACTGTGAATGTTAAATTCTAA
- a CDS encoding AsnC family protein — MHEHDRIIINQLQGGFPICENPWGELEKTLDIPADEIITRVERMKSEGLLSRFGPMYHAEKMGGGLTLAAMKVNKQRYDEVTEIVNSFAEVAHNYEREHELSMWFVIATETPEQIQQVIEKIEQKTGIRVYNMPKKQEFFLNLKFEI, encoded by the coding sequence CTGCACGAGCACGACAGGATAATAATTAACCAGTTACAGGGAGGTTTTCCTATTTGTGAAAACCCATGGGGTGAGCTTGAAAAAACACTGGATATACCTGCCGATGAAATCATAACGCGTGTAGAACGCATGAAATCAGAAGGTTTGCTGAGTCGTTTTGGTCCCATGTATCATGCTGAAAAAATGGGAGGTGGATTGACCCTCGCAGCGATGAAAGTCAATAAGCAGCGCTATGATGAAGTGACAGAAATAGTGAATAGCTTTGCTGAAGTTGCACATAATTATGAACGTGAGCATGAATTAAGTATGTGGTTTGTTATTGCTACTGAAACACCGGAACAAATTCAACAGGTGATTGAAAAGATAGAACAAAAAACGGGTATTAGAGTATATAATATGCCTAAAAAGCAGGAATTTTTTCTTAATCTTAAGTTTGAGATTTGA
- a CDS encoding protein nirF — protein sequence MKKILPLIPLLFLTACSTQNLRGTGDMGLIIERAIGQVQLVEHSGNTSLATIKGLGDLSHASIVYSRDERYGYVFGRDGGLTKIDILEQKIVKRVMQSGNSIGGAISQDGKLIAVSNYKPGGVKIFNSDSLELVADIPAIYAEGKQSKTVGLIDAPGQIFAFGLYDAGEIWVVDMKDIKSPVITKFKDVGSLPYDGLVTPDGRYYIAGLFGEDGLAMLDLWHLEKGVTRIMNHYGKGKTKLPVYKMPHLEGWAKAGDKILLPAVGQHEVLVMDQNWKQVKAIPVHGQPIFVMSRPDHKQMWVNFAHPRNDTIQVIDTETLKIIKTLKPGKAVLHMEFSPRGEHVWMSVRDENRVDVVDTETFEVVKSLKADKPSGIFFTNRAHKIGL from the coding sequence ATGAAAAAAATACTCCCTCTAATACCACTATTATTCTTAACAGCCTGCTCTACGCAAAATCTGCGTGGTACTGGTGATATGGGGCTCATTATAGAGCGAGCCATAGGACAGGTTCAGCTTGTCGAGCACTCGGGTAATACGTCACTGGCGACTATAAAAGGTTTAGGTGATTTATCTCATGCTTCAATCGTGTATTCACGTGATGAACGTTATGGTTATGTCTTCGGCAGAGATGGTGGTTTAACTAAAATAGACATACTTGAGCAAAAAATTGTTAAACGGGTTATGCAATCTGGAAACAGTATTGGTGGAGCCATATCACAGGACGGTAAACTGATAGCCGTTTCAAATTACAAGCCCGGCGGTGTGAAAATTTTTAATTCAGATAGTCTGGAGCTGGTTGCAGATATTCCAGCTATTTATGCCGAAGGTAAGCAGTCTAAAACAGTTGGTTTAATAGATGCGCCTGGCCAGATATTTGCGTTTGGTTTGTATGATGCTGGAGAAATATGGGTTGTTGATATGAAAGATATCAAATCACCTGTTATTACTAAATTTAAAGATGTGGGTTCATTACCTTATGATGGTTTAGTTACACCGGATGGTCGATATTATATTGCAGGTTTATTTGGAGAAGATGGTCTGGCTATGCTGGATTTATGGCATCTTGAGAAAGGTGTGACCCGAATAATGAATCACTATGGTAAAGGTAAGACAAAATTACCAGTTTATAAAATGCCACACCTGGAAGGCTGGGCTAAGGCTGGTGATAAAATATTGCTGCCTGCCGTGGGGCAGCATGAAGTGTTAGTGATGGATCAGAACTGGAAACAGGTAAAAGCTATTCCGGTTCATGGTCAGCCGATCTTTGTTATGTCTCGACCTGATCATAAACAAATGTGGGTTAATTTCGCACATCCCAGAAATGACACGATTCAGGTTATTGATACCGAAACACTGAAAATAATTAAAACTTTAAAACCGGGAAAAGCAGTACTACATATGGAGTTTAGCCCCAGAGGGGAGCATGTGTGGATGTCAGTAAGAGATGAAAACCGGGTGGATGTGGTTGATACTGAAACATTTGAAGTGGTTAAAAGTTTAAAAGCGGATAAACCCAGTGGCATATTCTTTACTAATCGTGCCCATAAGATTGGGCTGTAG
- a CDS encoding AsnC family protein, whose product MRKIELTQRLLNEFQHNFPVTSTPYADIAERLNVDESTILELLKELDEKSILSRVGPVFRPNRVGVSTLAAMAVPEHKLEHIADIISSYPAVNHNYEREHHFNLWFVVTAENQMILDKTLEDMELKTDIRIMSLPMEKDYHIDLGFPLKLVKGGRSHD is encoded by the coding sequence ATGCGCAAAATCGAACTCACTCAGCGTCTATTAAATGAGTTTCAGCATAACTTTCCTGTGACAAGTACTCCTTATGCAGATATCGCTGAGCGATTGAATGTTGATGAATCAACTATCCTTGAGTTACTCAAAGAGCTGGATGAAAAAAGCATATTAAGCAGAGTCGGCCCCGTTTTTCGTCCAAACAGGGTTGGTGTAAGTACGCTGGCTGCGATGGCGGTACCAGAGCATAAATTAGAACACATTGCTGATATTATAAGTTCATATCCGGCAGTTAATCATAATTATGAAAGAGAGCACCATTTTAATTTGTGGTTTGTTGTTACGGCTGAGAATCAGATGATTTTAGATAAAACACTCGAAGATATGGAGCTCAAAACGGATATACGTATTATGTCATTACCCATGGAAAAAGATTACCACATTGATCTTGGTTTCCCTTTAAAACTGGTTAAAGGAGGCCGTAGTCATGATTAA
- a CDS encoding protein nirH: protein MLAAQQNITKYILDDVDRKIISATQSGLPLTLHPYHDVAEQIGLDVKTVITRMQNMTDLGIIRRTGVVPNHYKLGFRSNGMSVWQVPEEKITQLGEKIGSLDFVSHCYQRPQFLPEWPYNLFAMVHGTSHDEVHEKVKNIAELLADDNIAHQVLFSTRILKKTGLRI, encoded by the coding sequence ATGTTAGCAGCTCAACAAAACATAACTAAATATATTCTTGATGATGTAGATAGAAAAATAATATCGGCTACTCAGTCTGGTTTGCCATTAACACTTCACCCGTATCATGATGTTGCTGAACAGATCGGACTGGATGTTAAAACCGTTATTACACGTATGCAAAACATGACAGACCTGGGGATTATTCGTCGCACAGGTGTTGTACCCAATCATTATAAATTAGGCTTTAGATCAAATGGCATGAGTGTCTGGCAAGTGCCAGAAGAAAAGATTACGCAATTAGGTGAAAAAATAGGTTCGCTTGATTTTGTTAGCCACTGTTATCAACGCCCGCAATTTCTTCCTGAGTGGCCATACAACCTGTTTGCTATGGTGCATGGTACATCGCATGATGAAGTTCATGAAAAGGTTAAAAATATTGCAGAATTATTAGCAGATGACAATATAGCTCATCAGGTTTTATTTAGTACCCGAATCCTTAAGAAAACAGGTTTAAGAATATAA
- a CDS encoding DoxX family protein codes for MNNVIELTGRLFLGHIFLLAGLNKLGEGYAGTAGYMDSMGVPGALLPLVIALEIIGGLMVIVGFKVKWAAYALSGFTVLAAVIFHANLADQMQMILFMKNISITGGLLLLSVHGAGMLSIDNKINK; via the coding sequence ATGAATAATGTAATCGAATTAACAGGACGACTATTTCTAGGACATATTTTTTTATTGGCGGGTTTAAACAAGCTGGGAGAAGGATACGCTGGAACAGCAGGTTATATGGATAGTATGGGGGTTCCGGGTGCCTTACTACCATTGGTCATAGCGCTTGAGATTATTGGAGGTTTAATGGTGATTGTTGGCTTTAAAGTAAAATGGGCTGCTTATGCCTTGTCTGGATTTACTGTTCTTGCTGCAGTTATTTTTCATGCAAATCTGGCTGATCAGATGCAAATGATTCTGTTTATGAAAAACATTAGCATCACAGGTGGTCTGTTACTGTTATCCGTTCACGGCGCAGGGATGCTCAGTATCGATAATAAAATTAATAAATAA
- a CDS encoding hemerythrin — protein sequence MSTVTKGISMLIMSVLILGLLVMIVLGFMLGFSHPLPWILIAVLIVIPIIHDKLIATRFVTWQDSYSVGIDSIDTDHKKLLGLINQLQSAAHYKTDDQMIEDILNQLIDYTQYHFTREEGLMKECDYPDFDAHKQQHEDMIKQVTKYVDEYRVDKTRTIEDVAVYLKTWLVNHINGTDQKYTPYMKGKVQ from the coding sequence ATGTCGACTGTTACCAAGGGCATCAGCATGCTGATAATGTCAGTATTGATATTAGGTTTGCTGGTAATGATAGTACTGGGCTTTATGCTTGGTTTTTCTCATCCACTACCCTGGATATTAATAGCTGTACTGATTGTTATTCCTATAATTCATGACAAATTAATCGCTACCCGTTTTGTTACCTGGCAGGATTCTTATAGTGTTGGTATAGATTCTATCGATACTGATCATAAAAAGCTGTTGGGTTTGATTAACCAGTTACAGTCGGCGGCACATTATAAAACAGATGATCAGATGATTGAAGATATCCTTAATCAGCTGATTGATTACACCCAGTATCATTTCACTAGAGAAGAGGGATTGATGAAGGAGTGTGACTATCCGGATTTTGATGCTCATAAACAGCAGCATGAAGATATGATTAAACAGGTAACAAAGTATGTTGATGAGTATCGTGTAGATAAAACACGCACGATTGAAGATGTTGCTGTCTATCTGAAAACCTGGCTGGTGAATCACATTAACGGTACTGATCAGAAATATACACCTTACATGAAGGGTAAGGTGCAGTAA